The following proteins are encoded in a genomic region of Neovison vison isolate M4711 chromosome 12, ASM_NN_V1, whole genome shotgun sequence:
- the LOC122891440 gene encoding 60S ribosomal protein L39-like translates to MSSHKTFRIKRFLAKKQKQNRPIPQWIQMKTGNKIRYNSKRRHWRRTKLGL, encoded by the coding sequence ATGTCTTCTCACAAGACTTTCAGGATCAAGCGATTCCtggccaagaaacaaaagcagaatcgtCCCATTCCCCAGTGGATTCAGATGAAAACTGGTAATAAAATCAGGTACAACTCCAAGAGGAGGCACTGGAGGAGAACCAAGCTGGGTCTCTAA